In one window of Cytophagaceae bacterium ABcell3 DNA:
- a CDS encoding GtrA family protein, whose product MDIQTYRYGVCGASNTALDIFLYFVSYNFILNKQIVSLAGFSISPHIAAFLMAFSITAPAGFLLMRIVVFPESTIKGWVQLSRYFSVVALNLFLNYVLLKLFVDVMNFYPTPAKILNTALIVAITFILQKYFTFRVKKIPKKVIPRKLRKKEMVEA is encoded by the coding sequence TTGGACATTCAAACCTATAGGTATGGAGTATGTGGCGCTTCTAATACAGCACTGGACATCTTTTTGTATTTCGTTTCTTATAACTTTATCTTAAACAAGCAGATTGTTTCTCTTGCAGGTTTTTCTATAAGTCCGCATATTGCTGCATTTTTAATGGCTTTTAGCATTACTGCGCCAGCAGGCTTTTTATTGATGCGTATTGTAGTCTTTCCTGAATCAACAATAAAAGGCTGGGTGCAATTGAGCAGGTATTTTTCAGTTGTTGCATTAAACCTGTTCCTTAATTATGTATTGTTGAAGCTTTTTGTGGATGTTATGAACTTTTATCCAACACCGGCCAAAATATTAAATACCGCTCTTATTGTTGCTATTACTTTTATTCTTCAAAAGTATTTTACCTTTAGGGTCAAAAAGATACCAAAGAAAGTTATTCCAAGAAAGTTGAGAAAGAAAGAAATGGTGGAAGCATAA
- a CDS encoding pseudouridine synthase yields the protein MELPIIYKDEALVAINKPHGLLTHFSPIARDANECALQLLRDQIGQRVWPVHRIDRKTGGVLLFTLQSDLVYPVQQQFFDHTTIKKHLAIVRGFAPESGEIDYPLRNENGIVQTAITNYTRLATTELPIPLGNHNSVRYSLVEVYPKTGRMHQIRRHFAHISHPIIGDRPHGCNKQNRFFKNTWQLNTMLLHAAELTINHPVCNKKITLAAPVQSEFSRIADLLKLKLPDFKQVAHEKPE from the coding sequence TTGGAGCTTCCAATAATCTATAAAGACGAGGCACTCGTAGCCATTAACAAACCTCATGGGCTGTTGACTCATTTCTCCCCAATAGCCCGAGATGCCAATGAATGTGCTTTACAATTACTTCGAGATCAGATAGGACAAAGAGTTTGGCCTGTGCATAGAATTGACAGAAAAACCGGGGGCGTGTTGCTATTTACTCTTCAAAGCGATTTGGTTTATCCAGTCCAACAGCAGTTTTTTGACCATACAACTATTAAAAAACACTTAGCTATAGTAAGGGGTTTTGCTCCTGAGTCTGGAGAGATTGATTATCCGTTGAGAAATGAAAACGGCATTGTACAGACAGCAATTACAAACTATACTAGATTAGCAACAACTGAGCTTCCCATTCCCTTAGGCAACCATAACAGCGTCAGGTACTCTTTGGTAGAGGTATATCCGAAAACCGGACGAATGCATCAAATCAGAAGGCATTTTGCACATATTTCACACCCCATTATTGGTGACCGCCCCCATGGTTGCAATAAACAAAATCGTTTTTTTAAAAATACTTGGCAATTAAACACTATGCTTCTGCATGCAGCTGAGCTGACTATCAACCACCCTGTCTGCAATAAAAAAATTACCCTTGCTGCTCCTGTTCAGAGCGAATTCTCAAGAATAGCGGATCTATTAAAGCTAAAATTACCTGATTTCAAACAAGTTGCACATGAAAAACCTGAATAG
- a CDS encoding DEAD/DEAH box helicase: MSFNKLNLIKPILEAVESEGYESPTPIQQEAIPYILEGNDLLGCAQTGTGKTAAFAIPVLQLLSGSAYQHKSGKIKALVLTPTRELAIQIGDSFAAYGKKLPLKHTVVFGGVSQGAQVNVLRKGVDILIATPGRLLDLINQKFISLKDISFFVLDEADRMLDMGFIHDVRKVIGRLPEKRQSIFFSATLNKDIQSLAGTILRNPQKIEVTPVSSTAETVEQQVYFVEKPGKKPLLLHLLADNDIDEVLVFSRTKRGADRITKDLNKAGVSAEAIHGDKSQNARQRALGNFKDKKIRVLVATDIAARGIDIEKLPFVINYDLPNEPETYVHRIGRTGRAGADGKAISFCDGEEKAYLKDINKLIGLTIPVVTEHPFSDVKPAPKNNSRSSNNRPKQATASSKLSNPSRRWSGKRRTARP; the protein is encoded by the coding sequence ATGTCATTTAATAAACTTAATCTTATTAAGCCAATTTTGGAGGCAGTGGAATCAGAAGGCTATGAATCTCCCACCCCGATTCAACAAGAAGCAATACCTTATATACTTGAAGGTAATGACCTTTTAGGTTGTGCACAAACTGGTACTGGGAAAACGGCAGCATTTGCTATTCCTGTTTTGCAATTGTTGTCCGGATCTGCTTATCAACATAAATCAGGAAAAATCAAAGCGCTTGTGTTAACGCCAACTAGAGAGTTGGCCATACAAATTGGTGACAGTTTTGCTGCTTATGGCAAAAAGTTACCTTTAAAGCATACTGTTGTTTTTGGAGGTGTATCTCAAGGTGCACAAGTCAATGTATTGAGAAAGGGCGTAGATATATTAATTGCTACCCCAGGAAGATTACTGGATTTAATTAACCAAAAGTTTATTTCTCTTAAAGATATTAGCTTTTTTGTATTGGACGAAGCCGATCGTATGTTGGACATGGGCTTTATTCATGATGTGCGTAAAGTAATAGGTAGATTGCCCGAAAAAAGACAATCAATATTCTTTTCCGCTACTCTCAACAAAGACATCCAAAGTCTTGCAGGCACCATTCTTCGTAACCCTCAAAAAATTGAAGTTACGCCTGTCTCTTCTACGGCAGAGACTGTGGAACAGCAGGTGTATTTTGTTGAAAAGCCAGGTAAAAAACCTTTGTTGTTGCATTTACTTGCAGATAATGATATCGATGAGGTGCTTGTTTTTTCAAGAACCAAAAGAGGCGCCGATAGAATTACAAAAGATTTGAACAAAGCAGGTGTTTCTGCAGAAGCTATTCATGGCGATAAAAGTCAGAATGCCAGACAAAGGGCTTTGGGCAATTTTAAGGATAAAAAAATTCGAGTACTTGTGGCTACAGATATTGCCGCTCGTGGTATAGATATTGAAAAATTACCTTTTGTAATTAACTATGACCTTCCAAATGAACCTGAAACATATGTTCATAGGATTGGTCGTACAGGTAGGGCCGGTGCCGATGGTAAAGCTATTTCTTTTTGTGATGGTGAAGAAAAGGCATACCTTAAAGATATAAACAAGCTAATTGGTCTTACTATTCCGGTTGTTACTGAACATCCTTTTTCCGATGTTAAGCCTGCTCCAAAGAATAACAGCCGCTCATCAAACAACAGGCCTAAGCAAGCAACTGCTTCTTCAAAATTATCTAACCCTTCTAGGAGGTGGTCTGGAAAAAGAAGAACTGCTAGACCTTAG
- a CDS encoding DUF2243 domain-containing protein, which yields MSKNNHNKRSGPLVAATLLLGMGLGGFIDGIVFHQILQWHQMISNIVTPDTLLNKSVNMFWDGVFHAFTWTFTFTGLLILWSITSKPNVVKSDKIFAGGLLAGWGLFNLIDSANHFIFKIHNIREETANPFLYNILFLAFAIILLIVGGLLIVNERKKTTHIA from the coding sequence ATGAGCAAAAACAATCATAATAAAAGATCTGGCCCATTGGTGGCGGCAACCTTGCTTTTAGGTATGGGCTTGGGAGGTTTTATTGATGGTATTGTTTTCCATCAGATCCTTCAATGGCACCAAATGATTTCGAACATTGTAACACCAGATACTTTACTTAACAAATCGGTCAACATGTTTTGGGATGGAGTATTTCATGCTTTTACATGGACATTCACTTTTACAGGCTTACTTATACTATGGTCAATAACATCAAAACCTAATGTAGTAAAGTCAGATAAAATATTTGCCGGTGGCTTACTAGCCGGCTGGGGCTTATTCAACCTGATCGATAGCGCCAACCATTTCATTTTTAAGATTCATAATATTAGAGAAGAAACAGCAAACCCTTTCCTTTACAACATATTATTTTTGGCTTTTGCAATAATATTGTTGATTGTAGGTGGACTGCTAATTGTGAACGAAAGGAAAAAAACAACACATATCGCCTAG
- the cysM gene encoding cysteine synthase CysM, translating into MASLLDFVGNTPLVELKNIIKKPGIQLFAKLEGHNPGGSVKDRAAFGMIKGALERGELKPGMKLVEATSGNTGIALAMIARLYGIDIELIMPENSTKERILTMEAYGAKVILTPADGSMEAAIDLAHEKVASGGYMMLNQFANTDNYMAHYHSTGPEIWKDTHQKITHFVSSMGTTGTIMGVSRFLKEQNEAIQIVGVQPTDGSKIPGIRRWPVEYLPKIFDKERVDQIIDVSQEEATQMTRRLSREEGIFAGMSSGGAVASAAKLSEQIDSGVIVCIICDRGDRYLSSDLFG; encoded by the coding sequence ATGGCTTCTTTATTGGATTTTGTTGGTAACACACCACTTGTTGAACTTAAGAATATAATTAAAAAACCAGGGATTCAACTTTTCGCCAAGCTTGAAGGGCATAATCCAGGAGGAAGCGTAAAAGACCGCGCAGCTTTTGGAATGATAAAAGGTGCCTTAGAACGAGGGGAACTCAAGCCAGGCATGAAACTCGTTGAAGCCACTAGTGGCAACACAGGAATAGCGCTAGCAATGATAGCCCGGCTTTATGGAATAGATATAGAATTGATAATGCCTGAAAATTCCACCAAAGAGCGCATTCTAACCATGGAGGCTTATGGAGCAAAAGTAATTTTGACACCGGCCGACGGATCTATGGAAGCTGCTATCGACCTTGCCCATGAAAAAGTAGCCAGTGGAGGCTATATGATGCTGAACCAATTTGCCAATACAGACAACTACATGGCCCATTACCACTCTACGGGGCCAGAAATCTGGAAAGACACCCATCAGAAAATTACTCATTTTGTTTCTTCAATGGGTACTACAGGTACGATAATGGGGGTTTCAAGATTTTTAAAAGAGCAAAATGAAGCCATTCAAATTGTAGGAGTACAGCCTACCGACGGATCCAAAATTCCAGGAATAAGAAGGTGGCCAGTAGAGTACCTCCCAAAAATCTTTGACAAAGAACGGGTAGATCAAATAATAGATGTCTCACAAGAGGAAGCCACTCAAATGACAAGGAGACTATCCAGAGAAGAAGGCATATTTGCTGGAATGAGCAGTGGCGGTGCTGTTGCTTCTGCTGCAAAGCTCAGCGAACAAATCGACAGCGGAGTTATAGTATGTATTATCTGCGATCGTGGAGACAGGTACCTATCTTCTGACCTCTTTGGTTAA
- a CDS encoding DNA topoisomerase 3, producing the protein MKVCIAEKPSVAREIASILGAKNRKDGYYEGNGYQITWTIGHLCTLKEPQDYNPQLKWWKMHHLPILPTRFGIKEINNQGIQKQLGIIGKLVEKAEEVINCGDAGQEGEVIQRWVLTKVKCKKPVKRLWISSLTEEAIKEGFNKLKDSKDFDLLYAAGSSRAIGDWLLGINATRLYTLKYGEGKQVLSIGRVQTPTLALIVNRHLEIENFKPQTYWELKTKYRNVLFSAKSGKFFSVEEAEEVLNNIKDKPFKIISFKKKNGKESPPKLFDLTSLQVECNKKFGLSADQTLKTVQNLYEKKLVTYPRVDTVYLPTDMYPKMKGVLSKLSGYEHLTQPLLDAPIRKSKNVFNDKKVTDHHAIIPTSVKAGSLYGNEANVYNLIVLRFLAALYPDCKISKTEVIGEADKTEFKATGKQILDEGWRKVYMEEKKDDDNNEQDDDQLLPEFKEGESGPHEPALAEKQTRPPKPFTEATLLRAMETAGKQVADDELRDLMKENGIGRPSTRANIIETLFRRNYIRKERKNLVPTVTGIQLIQTIDFELLKSAELTGNWEKKLRDIEKGAYETKTFLNEMKEMVSKIVQHVKKSKGEKIEIEVQEETKPQPNKKVEAKTPSCPKCKKGNMLKGSKAYGCSEYKNGCKFIVPFVYNEKKLTEKQIFSLISKGKTSVIKGFKIDNQSIEGILSLDENCKVVFEKKEKKTVKTEALSCPKCKKGHILQGKTAYGCSEWKAGCKLRIPLTWWGKEINKTHLGHLLSGKETSLIKGFVKNETGEKVDGKLKLNNDFMMEFISSKE; encoded by the coding sequence TTGAAAGTCTGCATTGCTGAAAAACCTAGTGTAGCCAGGGAAATAGCCTCTATCCTTGGCGCTAAAAATAGAAAAGATGGATATTATGAAGGCAATGGTTACCAAATAACCTGGACCATAGGACATTTGTGTACGCTCAAAGAGCCTCAGGATTACAACCCTCAGTTGAAATGGTGGAAAATGCACCATCTGCCTATCCTGCCTACTCGCTTTGGCATCAAAGAAATAAACAACCAGGGCATCCAAAAGCAGTTAGGTATAATTGGCAAGTTAGTAGAGAAAGCAGAAGAGGTAATAAACTGTGGGGATGCTGGGCAAGAGGGAGAGGTAATTCAGCGCTGGGTTTTGACTAAGGTCAAATGTAAAAAACCTGTAAAGCGGCTATGGATTTCTTCTTTGACCGAAGAAGCGATAAAAGAAGGTTTCAACAAACTAAAGGACAGCAAAGATTTTGACCTTCTGTATGCAGCAGGGAGCTCAAGGGCTATAGGAGACTGGCTGTTAGGCATTAATGCAACCAGATTATATACTTTAAAATATGGCGAAGGAAAGCAAGTCCTTTCTATAGGCAGAGTGCAAACTCCTACCTTGGCACTAATAGTAAACCGACACCTGGAAATCGAGAATTTTAAACCGCAAACGTATTGGGAGCTTAAAACGAAATACAGAAATGTCCTCTTTTCTGCAAAATCTGGAAAGTTCTTCTCAGTTGAAGAAGCAGAAGAGGTACTGAACAATATAAAAGACAAGCCTTTCAAGATCATTTCTTTTAAAAAGAAAAACGGCAAAGAAAGTCCTCCAAAACTTTTCGACCTAACTTCTCTCCAGGTTGAATGCAACAAAAAGTTTGGGCTGTCAGCAGATCAAACCTTAAAAACAGTCCAAAACCTTTACGAAAAAAAACTTGTTACCTACCCCAGGGTAGACACGGTCTATTTGCCTACAGACATGTATCCTAAAATGAAAGGTGTGCTGTCTAAATTAAGTGGGTACGAACATTTGACACAGCCTCTGCTAGACGCACCGATCAGGAAGTCTAAAAATGTATTTAATGACAAAAAAGTAACAGATCACCATGCCATAATCCCAACCAGTGTAAAAGCAGGAAGTTTGTATGGCAACGAGGCTAATGTCTATAACTTAATTGTATTGAGGTTTTTGGCTGCCCTATATCCAGACTGCAAAATTTCCAAAACAGAGGTAATAGGAGAAGCCGATAAGACAGAGTTTAAAGCAACAGGTAAGCAGATACTGGATGAGGGCTGGCGGAAAGTGTACATGGAAGAAAAGAAGGACGACGACAACAATGAGCAAGATGACGACCAGCTTTTGCCGGAGTTTAAAGAAGGAGAATCAGGGCCACACGAACCAGCTTTAGCTGAAAAACAAACCAGGCCACCTAAGCCGTTTACAGAAGCTACCCTTCTAAGGGCCATGGAAACCGCGGGCAAACAAGTGGCCGATGATGAGCTGCGCGACCTAATGAAAGAAAATGGCATTGGAAGACCTTCTACTCGTGCAAATATCATAGAAACACTTTTCAGGAGAAACTATATACGAAAAGAAAGAAAAAATCTTGTACCCACTGTAACAGGCATACAGCTCATACAAACCATAGATTTTGAACTATTGAAATCGGCAGAACTTACAGGAAATTGGGAAAAAAAGCTGCGCGATATCGAAAAGGGAGCTTATGAAACCAAAACATTCCTCAATGAGATGAAAGAAATGGTTTCAAAAATTGTACAGCATGTAAAGAAAAGTAAAGGTGAAAAAATAGAGATAGAAGTTCAGGAAGAAACGAAACCTCAACCCAATAAAAAAGTAGAGGCCAAAACTCCCTCATGCCCAAAATGCAAAAAAGGGAATATGCTCAAAGGAAGCAAAGCATATGGATGCAGTGAATATAAAAATGGCTGCAAGTTTATTGTACCATTTGTTTACAACGAGAAGAAATTGACTGAAAAACAAATATTCAGTTTAATTTCAAAAGGAAAAACATCTGTCATTAAAGGTTTTAAAATAGACAATCAAAGTATAGAAGGCATCTTATCATTGGATGAAAACTGTAAAGTGGTTTTTGAGAAGAAAGAGAAAAAGACAGTAAAAACAGAAGCCCTTTCTTGCCCAAAGTGTAAGAAAGGCCACATATTGCAAGGAAAAACTGCCTATGGGTGCTCTGAATGGAAAGCAGGCTGCAAACTTCGCATACCGCTTACTTGGTGGGGAAAAGAGATTAACAAGACCCATTTAGGCCATTTACTTTCCGGAAAAGAAACGTCCTTAATAAAAGGTTTCGTAAAAAATGAAACGGGAGAAAAAGTTGACGGTAAGCTAAAACTAAACAATGACTTCATGATGGAATTTATTTCCTCCAAAGAGTAG
- a CDS encoding phosphoenolpyruvate carboxylase gives MDNSANSNVQVFKSLIGTRYEMYNSLFTSLPFSKVEKTGVLLSLFVLHCEEGLNKGLSPSEMIKSFFEQFTSYRTEQEQNSLLFRFIQYAERQVVLFDALEDAAFKHVHDMKGVGTLKHLESPIDQNMSQEKLAQKFEDFAVRLVLTAHPTQFYTSEVLGIIHDLSKALTSDNTALVNTYLQQLGKTPFFKKTKPSPYEEAINLIWFLENVFYQSAGRILAYLKNQYPDAVNANNHLIRMGFWPGGDRDGNPYVNAGITIKVAEALRGSIVKSYYMDVRRLKRRLTFDGLGNILTELEEKLYNNLFIPGHKADLTKEDIIGSLTKIRNTIIEKHNGLFLEMVENLLSKVELFGLFFASLDVRQDSSVHAQLLEAISERTDLLPDNYKTLSDNEKIDLLLHVRGKVDPSVFEDNELFKDTLETIAAIKEIQEFNGESGCHRYIISHSTSALNVIEVYGLFLLGGWKPEELTIDIVPLFETIDDLRNAGDVMKELYTNKIYREQLHKRSSIQTIMLGFSDGTKDGGYLMANWSIYKTKEELSAISREYDVQVVFFDGRGGPPARGGGKTHQFYASMGKNISSKEIQLTIQGQTISSNFGNVDAAQYNIEQLMNAGISNALFSSETATLNQEEDNLLNMIAEESYVAYNELKNHPEFIEYLNYVSPLRYYAETNIGSRPSKRKSGKLNLNDLRAVPYVGSWSQLKQNLPGYYGVGAAFEKLEATGKWDELQKLYKHSLFFKTLIDNCEMAMSKCYFPATAYLAKHEKYGNLWQNIYEEYERTKKYLLKLTGASEIMGNKPVDYLSIQMRQRIELPLILIQQHALTKIREMAEQGQDLPEKRIYEKLVIRCSFGIINAERNSA, from the coding sequence ATGGACAACTCCGCAAATAGTAACGTACAAGTTTTTAAAAGTTTAATAGGTACGAGGTATGAGATGTATAACAGTCTCTTTACCTCTCTACCATTTAGTAAGGTAGAAAAAACAGGTGTTTTATTATCTTTATTTGTACTTCATTGTGAAGAAGGGTTGAATAAAGGCTTGAGCCCTTCTGAAATGATTAAATCATTTTTTGAACAGTTTACTTCATACCGAACAGAGCAAGAGCAAAATAGTCTTTTGTTTCGTTTTATTCAGTATGCAGAAAGACAGGTAGTGCTTTTTGATGCACTTGAGGATGCTGCTTTCAAGCATGTGCATGATATGAAAGGTGTTGGTACTTTAAAGCATCTCGAAAGCCCGATTGACCAAAACATGTCTCAGGAAAAACTGGCTCAGAAGTTTGAAGACTTCGCCGTCAGGTTGGTTTTAACTGCCCACCCGACCCAGTTTTATACCAGTGAGGTGTTAGGCATTATTCATGATTTGTCTAAAGCGCTTACCTCGGATAATACGGCCCTTGTCAATACATACTTGCAGCAGTTGGGTAAAACTCCATTTTTTAAGAAAACAAAGCCTTCCCCTTATGAGGAAGCTATCAACTTGATTTGGTTCCTTGAAAATGTTTTTTACCAATCAGCAGGACGGATTCTTGCTTATTTAAAAAATCAATATCCAGACGCGGTCAATGCCAATAACCACCTAATAAGAATGGGTTTTTGGCCAGGAGGAGACCGTGATGGAAACCCTTATGTAAACGCTGGTATTACTATTAAAGTAGCAGAGGCCTTAAGGGGAAGTATTGTGAAGTCTTATTACATGGACGTACGCCGTCTAAAAAGAAGACTTACTTTTGATGGCTTGGGTAATATCCTCACAGAATTGGAAGAAAAGCTATACAATAACCTGTTTATACCTGGACATAAAGCAGACTTGACCAAAGAGGACATTATTGGCTCTCTGACAAAAATAAGGAATACAATTATTGAAAAGCATAACGGCTTGTTCCTCGAAATGGTTGAGAACCTGTTAAGTAAAGTAGAGCTTTTTGGACTATTCTTCGCTTCTTTAGATGTAAGGCAGGACAGTTCTGTTCATGCTCAACTGCTTGAAGCCATTTCAGAAAGAACTGATTTGCTACCTGATAACTACAAGACGCTTTCTGACAATGAGAAAATTGACCTTTTACTTCATGTCAGAGGAAAGGTGGATCCTTCGGTTTTTGAGGATAATGAATTATTTAAAGATACCCTTGAGACCATTGCTGCTATTAAAGAAATACAAGAGTTTAATGGAGAAAGCGGTTGTCATAGATACATCATTAGCCACAGCACCAGTGCGTTAAATGTTATTGAAGTATATGGCCTCTTTCTTCTTGGAGGGTGGAAGCCAGAAGAACTTACCATTGATATTGTTCCTTTGTTTGAAACCATAGATGACCTTCGCAATGCGGGCGATGTTATGAAGGAGCTTTACACCAATAAGATTTACCGTGAGCAACTTCACAAGCGCTCAAGTATACAAACCATTATGCTTGGGTTTTCCGATGGAACTAAGGACGGGGGCTACTTAATGGCCAATTGGAGCATTTATAAAACCAAAGAAGAACTGAGCGCTATTTCCAGAGAGTATGATGTACAGGTAGTGTTTTTTGATGGAAGGGGAGGACCTCCTGCCAGGGGTGGTGGAAAAACCCACCAGTTTTACGCTTCTATGGGAAAAAATATTTCTAGTAAAGAAATTCAGCTTACTATACAAGGTCAGACCATCAGTTCAAACTTTGGTAATGTCGATGCGGCTCAGTATAACATTGAGCAATTGATGAATGCAGGTATAAGTAACGCTTTGTTTTCTTCTGAAACTGCTACTTTGAATCAAGAAGAGGACAATCTCTTAAACATGATAGCTGAGGAAAGTTATGTAGCTTATAATGAATTGAAGAACCATCCGGAATTTATAGAATACCTTAATTATGTGAGTCCTTTGAGGTATTATGCAGAGACCAATATTGGTAGTCGCCCATCTAAACGTAAATCAGGTAAACTGAACTTAAATGACTTAAGGGCTGTGCCTTATGTTGGGTCATGGAGCCAGTTAAAGCAGAATTTGCCTGGTTATTACGGTGTGGGGGCTGCTTTTGAAAAACTAGAAGCGACTGGAAAATGGGATGAGCTACAGAAGCTATACAAACACTCTTTGTTTTTCAAGACATTGATTGATAACTGTGAAATGGCCATGAGCAAATGCTATTTTCCTGCCACAGCTTATTTGGCGAAGCATGAGAAATATGGCAATCTATGGCAAAATATATATGAAGAGTATGAGCGGACGAAGAAGTACTTGCTGAAATTAACCGGTGCATCAGAAATTATGGGTAACAAACCGGTAGACTATTTGTCTATTCAGATGCGTCAAAGAATTGAGCTTCCGTTGATACTAATTCAACAACATGCGCTCACGAAAATCAGGGAAATGGCTGAGCAAGGACAAGATTTGCCTGAAAAAAGAATCTACGAAAAGCTGGTTATACGGTGTTCTTTTGGGATTATCAATGCAGAACGGAATTCTGCTTAA
- a CDS encoding acyl-CoA desaturase: protein MTILLFFVLHWYLSLFTQTFFHHRYGAHKMFSMNKFWERTFYILSYLFQGSSYLTPRAYGILHRMHHAYSDTEKDPHSPHYHNNIFTMMWHTRKIYNDLVYSRKEIGTRFANNLPEWKFIDNLGESGYSRIAWGLLYIGFYVAFATQWWMFLLLPIHFLMGAVHGAIVNWFGHKMGYANFDNNDKSKNTLVFDFFMLGELFQNNHHKHADKPNFGAKWYEFDPVYPIIKLLSMLRIIKLPKTPEMAKVNQ, encoded by the coding sequence ATGACAATACTATTATTCTTTGTGTTACATTGGTACCTATCTCTATTCACACAAACATTCTTTCACCATAGATATGGTGCGCACAAAATGTTTTCGATGAACAAGTTTTGGGAAAGAACCTTCTATATCCTCAGTTACTTATTTCAAGGTTCTTCTTACCTGACACCAAGAGCTTATGGCATCCTTCACCGGATGCACCATGCCTATAGTGATACAGAAAAAGATCCTCATTCTCCTCATTATCACAACAACATTTTCACCATGATGTGGCACACTAGAAAAATATATAATGACCTAGTATATAGCAGAAAAGAAATCGGTACACGCTTTGCCAACAACCTACCTGAATGGAAATTTATTGACAATTTAGGCGAGTCAGGCTATTCAAGAATTGCATGGGGCTTGCTTTATATTGGCTTTTACGTAGCTTTTGCCACACAATGGTGGATGTTCCTCTTATTACCAATCCATTTTTTAATGGGCGCAGTGCACGGTGCTATAGTTAACTGGTTTGGACATAAAATGGGGTATGCTAATTTTGACAATAACGACAAATCTAAAAATACGCTAGTGTTTGACTTCTTTATGCTAGGGGAACTCTTTCAAAACAACCACCACAAACACGCTGACAAACCTAACTTTGGTGCAAAGTGGTATGAGTTTGACCCGGTATACCCAATTATAAAACTGCTATCAATGTTAAGGATAATCAAATTACCCAAAACTCCGGAAATGGCAAAAGTAAATCAATAA
- the epsC gene encoding serine O-acetyltransferase EpsC, whose translation MKNTFVEKLYLKHQEIPRLPATSAISRLITKILLVMFPEQSRVQYKDPKDIENFFERREQELIDILSSMEHLLPCPAPLLSAAYMKKIPEIYDYLIQDIHSILNGDPAAKTEYEVIRTYPGFYAIAFYRLAHGLYQLNIPLLPRILTEYAHSRTGIDIHPAAQIQPNFFIDHGTGIVIGETAVIGKNVKLYQGVTLGAMSVSKDMAETKRHPTIEDNVVIYSGATILGGETVIGHDSIIGGNVWLTTSVPPFSRVYHQAQVKMTRKTKI comes from the coding sequence ATGAAAAATACATTTGTTGAAAAACTTTACCTAAAGCACCAAGAAATACCACGTCTTCCTGCTACCTCTGCCATAAGCAGGTTAATAACCAAAATCCTCTTGGTCATGTTTCCTGAGCAATCTCGTGTACAATATAAAGACCCCAAAGATATAGAAAACTTTTTTGAGCGTAGGGAACAAGAGCTTATAGATATTTTAAGTTCGATGGAACACCTCCTGCCTTGCCCTGCTCCCCTTTTGTCCGCTGCATATATGAAAAAGATTCCTGAAATATACGACTACCTTATCCAGGATATCCACTCTATACTAAATGGAGACCCTGCAGCCAAAACAGAATATGAGGTCATTAGAACCTATCCGGGTTTTTATGCAATAGCGTTTTATAGATTGGCACACGGCTTATACCAACTAAACATTCCCCTTTTACCACGGATACTTACCGAATATGCGCACTCAAGAACGGGTATAGACATCCACCCGGCGGCGCAAATTCAACCTAACTTTTTTATAGATCATGGTACGGGCATTGTTATTGGAGAAACAGCCGTAATAGGAAAAAATGTAAAACTTTATCAAGGTGTCACCTTAGGAGCCATGAGTGTTTCTAAAGATATGGCTGAAACCAAAAGACACCCGACTATTGAAGACAATGTAGTAATTTATTCAGGAGCTACAATTTTAGGAGGAGAAACAGTTATCGGCCATGACAGTATTATTGGTGGAAACGTATGGTTAACCACCAGTGTCCCTCCATTCTCAAGGGTTTATCATCAAGCCCAAGTAAAAATGACTCGAAAAACTAAAATTTAA